In the bacterium genome, one interval contains:
- a CDS encoding serine/threonine-protein kinase has product MKYLQPTRGSSPSTVPAGVLRGRLLLFFWIGFVTSLTVYLVDRYVFRRHGNIDWSPFAPYYDLQFLAHAASFLLGVLVIHARNWSSRALQLLDLAVVTFNILMVTFSFAVFSPRLPGVYPYAMLLFAHAAFVPVPVWVQIWAGSMAILSFPLGQILAYRYIPAIQQIWQAAGGFQIFRNAAIAQTIDVLILSGISIMITKILYNFRFDLSRARRLGNYILKSEIGRGGMGVVFEASHAFLTRPTAIKVMVPKGENAGTALARFEKEVKLSASLTHPNTITIFDYGHCADRTFYYAMEMLEGLDLQKLVEKFGPLPSPRVAYLLNQVCGSLIEAHEKGIIHRDIKPSNIFVTQRGGLYDFVKVLDFGLAKEFRKPEEAALTQAGAFMGTPRYSAPELIQSKAGVDGRTDLYMLGAVGYWALTGHPPFADSDSVDLLVDHVKTIPKRPSEVTELAILPEMDGIIMKCLEKNPRDRFQNPADLIEALKALPFAKPWNQVAAKDWWALHLSPGVIAVKKPISGLKQYQPVKEIAEAHG; this is encoded by the coding sequence ATGAAATACCTTCAACCCACGAGAGGGAGCAGTCCATCGACGGTGCCGGCGGGGGTCCTGCGCGGCCGCCTCTTGCTCTTCTTTTGGATCGGCTTCGTCACCTCCCTGACCGTTTACCTCGTCGACCGCTACGTTTTTCGGCGCCACGGAAACATCGACTGGAGTCCCTTCGCTCCTTACTATGACTTGCAGTTCCTGGCCCACGCGGCTTCCTTCCTGCTCGGCGTCCTCGTCATTCACGCTCGGAATTGGTCGAGCCGCGCCTTGCAGCTCCTCGATTTGGCGGTCGTCACCTTCAACATCCTGATGGTGACGTTCAGCTTCGCGGTTTTCTCGCCCCGTTTGCCCGGGGTTTATCCCTACGCCATGCTGCTTTTCGCCCATGCCGCCTTCGTGCCGGTCCCGGTCTGGGTCCAGATTTGGGCCGGATCGATGGCCATCTTGAGTTTTCCGCTGGGCCAAATCCTGGCCTATCGCTACATTCCGGCCATTCAGCAGATTTGGCAGGCGGCCGGCGGCTTCCAGATTTTTCGCAATGCCGCCATCGCTCAGACCATCGATGTCCTCATCCTCTCGGGCATCTCGATCATGATCACCAAGATCCTCTACAATTTCCGCTTCGATTTGAGCCGGGCCCGCCGTTTGGGGAACTACATCCTCAAGAGCGAGATCGGGCGCGGCGGAATGGGCGTCGTCTTCGAGGCCTCCCATGCTTTCCTGACGCGGCCGACCGCGATCAAGGTCATGGTCCCGAAAGGCGAAAACGCCGGAACGGCCCTGGCCCGCTTCGAAAAGGAGGTGAAGCTCAGCGCCTCGCTCACCCATCCCAACACGATCACGATCTTCGACTACGGCCATTGCGCCGACCGCACCTTCTACTACGCGATGGAGATGCTCGAAGGCCTGGACTTGCAGAAGCTGGTCGAAAAGTTCGGTCCCCTGCCCTCGCCCCGAGTGGCTTACCTCTTGAACCAGGTCTGCGGCTCGCTGATCGAGGCCCACGAGAAGGGAATCATTCACCGCGACATCAAGCCCTCCAATATCTTCGTCACCCAACGCGGGGGCCTTTACGACTTCGTCAAGGTGTTGGACTTCGGCTTGGCCAAGGAATTCCGCAAGCCCGAGGAAGCGGCCCTAACCCAAGCCGGCGCCTTCATGGGAACGCCCCGCTACAGCGCTCCGGAGCTGATCCAGAGCAAAGCCGGGGTCGATGGCCGCACCGATCTCTACATGCTCGGCGCGGTCGGCTACTGGGCCCTCACCGGCCATCCGCCCTTCGCCGACTCCGACAGCGTCGATCTCCTGGTCGACCACGTCAAGACGATCCCCAAGCGGCCCTCCGAGGTCACCGAGCTGGCGATCCTTCCCGAGATGGATGGAATCATCATGAAGTGCTTGGAGAAGAACCCACGCGACCGCTTCCAAAACCCGGCCGACCTGATCGAGGCCCTCAAGGCGCTACCCTTCGCCAAACCTTGGAATCAAGTGGCGGCCAAGGATTGGTGGGCACTCCACCTCTCGCCGGGAGTCATCGCGGTCAAGAAGCCGATCTCCGGCCTCAAGCAATATCAGCCCGTCAAGGAAATCGCCGAGGCTCACGGTTGA
- a CDS encoding right-handed parallel beta-helix repeat-containing protein, whose translation MKRFLSLGAIVFSLGLVGPVHSASFLVTPNGDNDCGDNECNFQSALDASEANGQADSIILEAGNYDASNGFAFFGTDNLSVDISGAGPSQTVLVGNGTNPVLSLDLTGAAVDASADLTITGIRFENGRNSTTGGGLAVYTNDADLKVDNCEFFNNQTDATAASANDIGGGGLAFNGLDQGSGILVNSHFEGNTAPESAGAGALLFSVNGNVSVGGNTFVGNSALDIFGGTVGLGGGLAAVSVIGEVKVSRNTFRDNEAGAGAGAVVVAVYGFGTVDNNLVIRNIAIAPSGMESFGGGLGSISVFSEMSVTNNTIVDNRAVNGSGGGLYIVGDAVAKQVVSNNIIWDNSADGPDCSSSSCNDVYISDLLSSTGTEGATIQFNNNDFSDFAAACDPLQGCTPHRDISPATNLNVDPLFVNASLLNFNLSAASPLIDKGSATAPGLGEVDLDGGFRVLGTAPDMGALESPFTAGGGPVPTPTASPGTENCANNVDDDGDTLIDCLDPDCAGAAACQDPPAPPPADDRENCGNNIDDDGNGLTDCADPICVGAVACPAESDDGGSGGNDDGSGGNTVTASGCALAKVESAPTSALYFLLPLSLALILRRRGLPASFNREPRRFP comes from the coding sequence ATGAAGCGGTTCCTCAGCCTGGGGGCAATTGTATTCTCATTGGGCCTGGTCGGCCCGGTTCACTCGGCATCTTTCCTCGTCACTCCAAACGGCGATAACGATTGCGGCGACAACGAATGCAACTTCCAAAGCGCGCTCGACGCCTCCGAAGCCAATGGCCAGGCCGACAGCATCATCCTGGAGGCCGGCAATTACGACGCTTCGAACGGTTTCGCTTTTTTTGGAACCGACAATCTTTCCGTAGATATCAGCGGTGCGGGGCCCTCCCAAACCGTGCTGGTCGGCAATGGTACCAACCCGGTCCTTTCCTTGGACTTGACCGGTGCGGCCGTCGATGCCTCGGCTGATTTGACTATCACCGGAATCCGTTTCGAGAACGGAAGGAACTCGACCACCGGCGGCGGCTTGGCGGTCTATACCAACGACGCCGACCTCAAGGTCGACAATTGCGAATTTTTCAACAACCAAACCGATGCGACGGCGGCTTCGGCCAATGACATCGGCGGCGGTGGCTTGGCTTTCAACGGCCTCGATCAGGGTTCGGGCATCTTGGTGAACAGCCATTTTGAAGGCAATACCGCGCCCGAGTCGGCCGGTGCCGGCGCTTTGCTCTTCTCGGTCAACGGCAACGTTTCGGTGGGCGGTAACACCTTCGTTGGCAATTCGGCCCTGGATATTTTCGGCGGAACGGTTGGGCTCGGCGGCGGCTTAGCCGCGGTCTCAGTCATCGGCGAGGTCAAGGTCAGCCGGAATACTTTTCGGGATAACGAAGCCGGTGCCGGCGCTGGAGCGGTCGTGGTCGCCGTCTATGGATTTGGCACCGTCGACAATAACCTGGTGATTAGGAATATCGCGATTGCGCCTTCCGGCATGGAAAGCTTTGGCGGTGGCTTGGGCTCTATTTCCGTATTCTCCGAAATGTCGGTCACCAACAATACCATCGTCGACAATCGGGCGGTCAATGGGAGCGGCGGCGGCTTGTATATCGTCGGCGACGCGGTCGCCAAACAAGTAGTCTCCAACAACATCATTTGGGACAATAGCGCCGATGGCCCCGATTGCAGCTCCAGTTCCTGCAATGATGTGTATATTTCCGACCTTTTGTCGAGCACCGGGACCGAAGGCGCCACGATCCAATTCAACAACAACGATTTTTCGGATTTCGCCGCGGCTTGCGATCCGCTGCAAGGCTGCACGCCCCATCGCGACATTTCGCCGGCGACGAATCTCAACGTCGATCCGCTCTTCGTGAACGCCTCGCTGCTGAACTTCAACCTCAGTGCAGCCTCGCCCCTGATCGACAAAGGCTCGGCCACTGCCCCGGGCCTCGGCGAGGTCGATTTGGACGGCGGTTTCCGGGTTCTTGGCACCGCTCCGGACATGGGCGCCTTGGAATCGCCCTTCACGGCCGGCGGCGGGCCGGTTCCGACACCGACCGCTTCACCGGGGACTGAAAATTGCGCCAACAACGTCGACGACGACGGCGACACCTTGATCGACTGCCTGGATCCGGATTGCGCCGGCGCCGCGGCCTGCCAGGACCCGCCGGCGCCTCCGCCGGCCGACGACCGGGAGAACTGCGGCAATAACATCGATGACGACGGCAACGGGCTGACCGATTGCGCCGACCCGATTTGCGTCGGGGCGGTGGCCTGTCCGGCGGAGTCCGACGATGGCGGCTCCGGTGGCAACGATGACGGCAGTGGCGGCAATACGGTCACGGCCAGCGGTTGCGCCTTGGCCAAGGTGGAAAGCGCCCCGACTTCGGCGCTCTATTTCCTCCTGCCGCTCTCCTTGGCGCTGATTCTGAGGAGGAGGGGCTTGCCGGCCTCCTTCAACCGTGAGCCTCGGCGATTTCCTTGA